In a single window of the Vitis vinifera cultivar Pinot Noir 40024 chromosome 6, ASM3070453v1 genome:
- the LOC100245074 gene encoding uncharacterized protein LOC100245074 isoform X1, giving the protein MPLHLLAHPHLLILRRPRSHSVSAMASSLLLPSVSPRNLSFSASHSFRGFNLSGFSPRNVGRSRVSMSVSVGSRTCVDDALFADYKPTCAFLFPGQGAQAVGMGSEAQSVPAAADLYKKANDILGFDLLDVCINGPKEKLDSTVLSQPAIYVTSLAAVEVLRARDGGQQIIDSVDVTCGLSLGEYTALAFAGAFSFEDGLKLVKLRGEAMQDAADAAKSAMVSVIGLDSEKVQLLCDAANEEVDEDNKVQIANFLCPGNYAVSGGVKGVEAVEAKAKSFKARMTVRLAVAGAFHTHFMEPAVSRLEATLAATEIRTPRIPVISNVDAQPHADPDTIKKILARQVTSPVLWETTVKTLLTKGLKKSYELGPGKVIAGIFKRMDKTADLENVSA; this is encoded by the exons ATGCCTCTCCACCTTCTCGCTCACCCTCACCTCCTTATCCTACGCCGTCCTCGTTCCCATTCAGTCTCCGCCATGGCTTCTTCGCTTCTTCTCCCATCAGTCTCTCCCAGGAACCTCTCTTTCAGCGCTTCTCACTCGTTCCGCGGCTTTAACCTCTCGGGTTTCAGCCCTAGAAATGTAGGCAGATCCAGGGTTTCCATGAGCGTTTCGGTGGGGTCCAGGACCTGCGTTGATGACGCGTTGTTTGCGGATTACAAGCCCACTTGTGCTTTTCTCTTTCCTGGTCAG GGTGCTCAAGCTGTTGGAATGGGTTCAGAGGCTCAAAGTGTGCCAGCTGCTGCGGACTTGTATAAGAAAGCAAATGACATTCTCGG ATTTGACCTTCTGGATGTTTGCATCAATGGACCAAAAGAAAAGCTAGATTCTACTGTTTTAAGTCAG CCGGCCATATATGTCACAAGCCTAGCTGCAGTAGAGGTGCTTCGTGCTCGTGATGGAGGTCAGCAGATAATTGATTCTGTAGATGTCACATGCGGTCTAAGCTTGGGAGAATACACTGCTTTAGCATTTGCTGGAGCTTTCAG CTTTGAGGATGGACTCAAGCTGGTCAAATTAAGGGGTGAAGCAATGCAG GATGCTGCCGATGCTGCTAAAAGTGCTATGGTCAGTGTCATTGGACTAGATTCAGAAAAAGTCCAACTGTTGTGTGATGCAGCCAATGAAGAAGTTGATGAAGATAATAAAGTCCAAATCGCAAATTTCTTATGCCCT GGGAATTATGCAGTCTCTGGAGGAGTGAAAGGAGTGGAAGCGGTTGAAGCTAAGGCTAAGTCATTCAAGGCCCGAATGACG GTGCGTCTTGCAGTGGCTGGTGCTTTCCACACTCATTTCATGGAACCTGCTGTCTCAAGATTGGAAGCCACACTGGCAGCTACGGAAATCAGAACTCCAAGAATCCCAGTTATATCAAACGTTGATGCACAGCCACATGCAGATCCCGACACGATTAAGAAGATATTGGCGCGTCAA GTGACTTCCCCAGTTCTATGGGAAACAACAGTGAAGACTCTCCTAACCAAAGGACTAAAAAAGAGTTACGAATTGGGGCCTGGAAAG GTTATCGCTGGCATTTTCAAGAGAATGGACAAAACTGCCGACTTAGAGAATGTTAGTGCTTGA
- the LOC100267390 gene encoding probable protein phosphatase 2C 26 isoform X2, whose protein sequence is MNAPAGNRTRVCTVAGYYSTTRPLVLVASFTELSVLVKRTRKPSRRGSISRHQIQSQLRKCVVLERESKREMAIPILKAAISDSHEFFNSLSHTTRLLSIPKKRRLIVSASASASASAPSEINPLRSEVSFCVGTHLIPHPNKVDRGGEDAFFVSSYNGGVVAVADGVSGWAEQNVDPSLFPKELMANASDLVGDEEVNYDPQILLKKAHTATSSKGSATVIVAMLEKNGVLKIASVGDCGLRVIRKGKLIFSTLPQEHYFDCPYQLSSEVITQTYLDATVTSVKLLEGDTIVMGSDGLFDNVFDHEIVSTITQYSDAAEAAKALADLASNHSMDSNFESPYSLEARTRGFDVPFWKKVLGVKLTGGKPDDITVVVGQVVSS, encoded by the exons ATGAATGCACCAGCCGGGAATCGAACCCGGGTCTGTACCGTGGCAGGGTACTATTCTACCACTAGACCACTGGTGCTTGTTGCAAGCTTCACGGAATTATCTGTATTAGTCAAAAGAACACGCAAACCTTCACGACGTGGCTCGATTTCTCGACATCAAATCCAATCCCAGCTTCGGAAGTGTGTTGTGCTTGAGAGAGAGTCGAAGCGGGAAATGGCGATTCCCATACTAAAGGCTGCGATTTCTGATTCTCACGAATTCTTCAATTCCTTATCGCATACCACTAGATTATTGTCAATTCCAAAGAAGAGGAGGTTGATTGTTTCTGCTTCGGCTTCGGCTTCTGCTTCTGCTCCATCGGAAATCAATCCACTTCG GTCGGAAGTATCTTTTTGTGTTGGAACTCACCTCATTCCCCACCCCAACAAG GTTGACAGAGGTGGTGAAGATGCATTCTTTGTAAGCAGCTATAATGGGGGAGTTGTTGCGGTTGCTGATGGTGTCTCTGG GTGGGCCGAACAGAATGTGGATCCTTCATTATTCCCTAAGGAACTAATGGCTAATGCTTCAGATTTAGTGGGAGATGAGGag GTTAACTATGATCCCCAGATTCTCTTAAAGAAAGCACATACTGCTACCTCCTCTAAAGGTTCAGCTACAGT AATTGTTGCCATGTTGGAGAAAAATGGGGTTCTAAAGATCGCCAGTGTAGGGGATTGTGGACTAAGGGTCATCCGAAAAG GCAAACTAATTTTTTCTACATTGCCCCAAGAGCATTATTTTGATTGCCCTTACCAGTTGAGCTCGGAGGTGATTACTCAAACATATCTAGATGCCACG GTTACCAGTGTCAAGCTTTTGGAGGGAGACACCATAGTCATGGGCTCAGATGGACTTTTTGATAACGTTTTTGACCACGAAATTGTTTCAACAATAACCCAATACAGTGATGCTGCTGAGGCTG CAAAGGCATTAGCTGATCTGGCTAGCAATCATTCAATGGATTCCAACTTTGAATCTCCCTATTCATTGGAGGCCAGAACCAGG GGTTTTGATGTTCCCTTCTGGAAGAAAGTTCTTGGGGTGAAGCTAACAG GTGGGAAGCCTGACGATATCACTGTGGTTGTTGGTCAGGTCGTCAGCTCGTGA
- the LOC100853238 gene encoding uncharacterized protein LOC100853238: MATDATPKFQNRDFRPVQPDFHPEITMSAHDGLHFWQFMVAGSIAGCVEHMAMFPVDTIKTRMQVLGPCPIKSVSLSHALRSILKTEGPSGLYRGIGAMGLGAGPAHAVYFSIYEIFKKSLSGGNPNNSAAHAISGVFATVASDAVFTPMDMVKQRLQLSSSPYKGVLDCVTRVLREEGFKAFYASYRTTVLMNAPFTAVHFSTYEAAKRGLMEVSPDSADDNRVVVHATAGAAAGALAALLTTPLDVVKTQLQCQGICGCDRYSSGSIRDVLRTIVKKDGYRGLMRGWIPRMLFHAPAAAICWSTYEAWKSIFQELNAKSDSDGGT; this comes from the exons ATGGCGACCGACGCCACGCCCAAATTCCAAAACCGCGATTTTCGGCCGGTTCAGCCCGATTTCCACCCCGAAATCACTATGTCGGCTCACGACGGGCTCCATTTTTGGCAGTTCATGGTCGCCGGGTCCATTGCGGGTTGCGTCGAGCACATGGCGATGTTTCCGGTGGACACCATTAAGACCCGTATGCAAGTTCTTGGGCCGTGCCCAATTAAATCGGTCAGCCTTAGCCACGCCCTCCGGTCGATTTTGAAGACGGAAGGGCCCTCTGGCCTTTACCGGGGAATCGGCGCAATGGGTCTCGGCGCCGGACCGGCACATGCCGTGTATTTTTCGATTTATGAGATATTTAAGAAGTCTTTATCCGGTGGGAATCCGAATAATTCGGCCGCCCACGCCATCTCCGGCGTATTTGCGACGGTGGCAAGCGATGCGGTGTTTACGCCCATGGATATGGTGAAGCAGAGATTGCAGCTGAGTAGTAGTCCATATAAGGGGGTTTTGGATTGTGTGACGAGGGTTTTGAGAGAAGAGGGGTTTAAAGCTTTTTATGCTTCGTATAGGACTACTGTGTTGATGAATGCTCCCTTCACAGCAGTGCATTTTTCCACGTATGAGGCTGCAAAAAGGGGCTTGATGGAGGTTTCTCCTGACAGCGCCGATGATAACCGAGTGGTGGTTCATGCTACTGCTGGGGCTGCAGCTGGGGCATTGGCTGCTCTCTTGACAACACCGCTTGATGTGGTGAAGACTCAATTACAATGCCAA GGGATCTGCGGATGTGATAGATATAGTAGTGGTTCGATTAGGGACGTTCTTCGGACAATAGTGAAGAAGGATGGATACAGAGGGCTCATGAGAGGATGGATTCCAAGGATGCTCTTCCATGCTCCTGCTGCTGCAATATGCTGGTCTACATATGAAGCCTGGAAATCCATCTTCCAAGAGCTCAATGCTAAAAGTGATAGTGATGGAGGCACCTGA
- the LOC132253918 gene encoding abscisic acid receptor PYL5-like, with product MAPRVHSRGVARQVPLSLPIAVPYDVALRHLRTVKPNQFTSAHYREIDAPITTVWSILRCFDSPGEYKPFIQFCHLASGNVEVGSIRHLVVHRNLPGKDSIERLDILDDNAYVTGFSIIGGANNLKNYRSVTTLHTAANSEGTVVVESYVIDVPPVDHRRPAGSS from the coding sequence ATGGCGCCAAGGGTTCACAGCCGGGGAGTCGCTCGTCAGGTTCCGTTATCACTACCCATAGCTGTCCCATACGACGTCGCTTTGCGTCACCTCCGCACCGTCAAGCCCAACCAGTTCACCTCCGCTCACTACCGGGAAATTGACGCCCCCATTACCACTGTGTGGTCGATTCTCCGGTGCTTCGATTCCCCGGGAGAGTACAAACCCTTCATCCAGTTCTGCCACCTCGCCAGTGGCAACGTTGAGGTCGGCAGCATCCGCCACCTCGTTGTCCACCGGAACCTCCCCGGAAAGGACAGCATCGAGCGTCTCGACATTCTCGACGATAACGCTTATGTCACCGGCTTCAGCATTATCGGCGGTGCCAATAACCTAAAGAACTACCGCTCTGTCACCACCCTGCACACTGCGGCCAACAGCGAGGGAACGGTCGTAGTTGAGTCGTACGTCATCGATGTTCCGCCGGTGGATCACCGGAGGCCTGCCGGGTCTTCGTGA
- the LOC100267390 gene encoding probable protein phosphatase 2C 26 isoform X3 has protein sequence MNAPAGNRTRVCTVAGYYSTTRPLVLVASFTELSVLVKRTRKPSRRGSISRHQIQSQLRKCVVLERESKREMAIPILKAAISDSHEFFNSLSHTTRLLSIPKKRRLIVSASASASASAPSEINPLRSEVSFCVGTHLIPHPNKVDRGGEDAFFVSSYNGGVVAVADGVSGWAEQNVDPSLFPKELMANASDLVGDEEVNYDPQILLKKAHTATSSKGSATVIVAMLEKNGVLKIASVGDCGLRVIRKGKKYPGFFACSTCKLLLDVSSSNDTTWELIELTGKLIFSTLPQEHYFDCPYQLSSEVITQTYLDATVTSVKLLEGDTIVMGSDGLFDNVFDHEIVSTITQYSDAAEAGIS, from the exons ATGAATGCACCAGCCGGGAATCGAACCCGGGTCTGTACCGTGGCAGGGTACTATTCTACCACTAGACCACTGGTGCTTGTTGCAAGCTTCACGGAATTATCTGTATTAGTCAAAAGAACACGCAAACCTTCACGACGTGGCTCGATTTCTCGACATCAAATCCAATCCCAGCTTCGGAAGTGTGTTGTGCTTGAGAGAGAGTCGAAGCGGGAAATGGCGATTCCCATACTAAAGGCTGCGATTTCTGATTCTCACGAATTCTTCAATTCCTTATCGCATACCACTAGATTATTGTCAATTCCAAAGAAGAGGAGGTTGATTGTTTCTGCTTCGGCTTCGGCTTCTGCTTCTGCTCCATCGGAAATCAATCCACTTCG GTCGGAAGTATCTTTTTGTGTTGGAACTCACCTCATTCCCCACCCCAACAAG GTTGACAGAGGTGGTGAAGATGCATTCTTTGTAAGCAGCTATAATGGGGGAGTTGTTGCGGTTGCTGATGGTGTCTCTGG GTGGGCCGAACAGAATGTGGATCCTTCATTATTCCCTAAGGAACTAATGGCTAATGCTTCAGATTTAGTGGGAGATGAGGag GTTAACTATGATCCCCAGATTCTCTTAAAGAAAGCACATACTGCTACCTCCTCTAAAGGTTCAGCTACAGT AATTGTTGCCATGTTGGAGAAAAATGGGGTTCTAAAGATCGCCAGTGTAGGGGATTGTGGACTAAGGGTCATCCGAAAAGGTAAAAAATACCCAGGGTTTTTTGCTTGTTCAACTTGTAAACTCCTCTTAGATGTCAGTTCAAGTAATGACACGACATGGGAACTGATTGAATTGACAGGCAAACTAATTTTTTCTACATTGCCCCAAGAGCATTATTTTGATTGCCCTTACCAGTTGAGCTCGGAGGTGATTACTCAAACATATCTAGATGCCACG GTTACCAGTGTCAAGCTTTTGGAGGGAGACACCATAGTCATGGGCTCAGATGGACTTTTTGATAACGTTTTTGACCACGAAATTGTTTCAACAATAACCCAATACAGTGATGCTGCTGAGGCTG GCATTAGCTGA
- the LOC100267390 gene encoding probable protein phosphatase 2C 26 isoform X1 codes for MNAPAGNRTRVCTVAGYYSTTRPLVLVASFTELSVLVKRTRKPSRRGSISRHQIQSQLRKCVVLERESKREMAIPILKAAISDSHEFFNSLSHTTRLLSIPKKRRLIVSASASASASAPSEINPLRSEVSFCVGTHLIPHPNKVDRGGEDAFFVSSYNGGVVAVADGVSGWAEQNVDPSLFPKELMANASDLVGDEEVNYDPQILLKKAHTATSSKGSATVIVAMLEKNGVLKIASVGDCGLRVIRKGKKYPGFFACSTCKLLLDVSSSNDTTWELIELTGKLIFSTLPQEHYFDCPYQLSSEVITQTYLDATVTSVKLLEGDTIVMGSDGLFDNVFDHEIVSTITQYSDAAEAAKALADLASNHSMDSNFESPYSLEARTRGFDVPFWKKVLGVKLTGGKPDDITVVVGQVVSS; via the exons ATGAATGCACCAGCCGGGAATCGAACCCGGGTCTGTACCGTGGCAGGGTACTATTCTACCACTAGACCACTGGTGCTTGTTGCAAGCTTCACGGAATTATCTGTATTAGTCAAAAGAACACGCAAACCTTCACGACGTGGCTCGATTTCTCGACATCAAATCCAATCCCAGCTTCGGAAGTGTGTTGTGCTTGAGAGAGAGTCGAAGCGGGAAATGGCGATTCCCATACTAAAGGCTGCGATTTCTGATTCTCACGAATTCTTCAATTCCTTATCGCATACCACTAGATTATTGTCAATTCCAAAGAAGAGGAGGTTGATTGTTTCTGCTTCGGCTTCGGCTTCTGCTTCTGCTCCATCGGAAATCAATCCACTTCG GTCGGAAGTATCTTTTTGTGTTGGAACTCACCTCATTCCCCACCCCAACAAG GTTGACAGAGGTGGTGAAGATGCATTCTTTGTAAGCAGCTATAATGGGGGAGTTGTTGCGGTTGCTGATGGTGTCTCTGG GTGGGCCGAACAGAATGTGGATCCTTCATTATTCCCTAAGGAACTAATGGCTAATGCTTCAGATTTAGTGGGAGATGAGGag GTTAACTATGATCCCCAGATTCTCTTAAAGAAAGCACATACTGCTACCTCCTCTAAAGGTTCAGCTACAGT AATTGTTGCCATGTTGGAGAAAAATGGGGTTCTAAAGATCGCCAGTGTAGGGGATTGTGGACTAAGGGTCATCCGAAAAGGTAAAAAATACCCAGGGTTTTTTGCTTGTTCAACTTGTAAACTCCTCTTAGATGTCAGTTCAAGTAATGACACGACATGGGAACTGATTGAATTGACAGGCAAACTAATTTTTTCTACATTGCCCCAAGAGCATTATTTTGATTGCCCTTACCAGTTGAGCTCGGAGGTGATTACTCAAACATATCTAGATGCCACG GTTACCAGTGTCAAGCTTTTGGAGGGAGACACCATAGTCATGGGCTCAGATGGACTTTTTGATAACGTTTTTGACCACGAAATTGTTTCAACAATAACCCAATACAGTGATGCTGCTGAGGCTG CAAAGGCATTAGCTGATCTGGCTAGCAATCATTCAATGGATTCCAACTTTGAATCTCCCTATTCATTGGAGGCCAGAACCAGG GGTTTTGATGTTCCCTTCTGGAAGAAAGTTCTTGGGGTGAAGCTAACAG GTGGGAAGCCTGACGATATCACTGTGGTTGTTGGTCAGGTCGTCAGCTCGTGA
- the LOC100262041 gene encoding shewanella-like protein phosphatase 1: MAKLSLNWSAFPLPYQSPRLTQTSPCSTLSIAKASKPIVVCGNPPTFVSAPGRRIVAVGDLHGDLAQARCALEMAGVLSSNGQNLWTGGDTVLVQLGDILDRGEDEIAILSLLRSLDIQAKASGGAVFQVNGNHETMNVEGDFRYVDSGAFDECTDFLEYLDDYGGNWEEAFLGWVGVSEKWKEDRKMLQNYWGPWNLVKKQKGVIARSILLRPGGLLACELARHAVVLKIDDWVFCHGGLLPHHVAYGIERMNREVSHWMRGLTENDNDRPIPFIATRGYDSVVWNRLYSRDVSDFADYQNNQIYSLLEETLQAVGAKAMVVGHTPQTVGVNCKYDCSIWRIDVGMSSGVLNSRPEVLEIRDNTARVIRSKRDRFNERQVVDYT, translated from the exons ATGGCTAAGCTCTCTCTAAATTGGTCAGCTTTCCCACTTCCATATCAGTCTCCCAGACTCACACAAACTTCTCCATGTTCTACTCTCAGTATAGCCAAAGCTTCAAAACCCATAGTGGTCTGTGGCAACCCGCCCACTTTTGTCTCTGCTCCTGGTCGACGTATTGTTGCAG TTGGGGACCTGCATGGGGATCTTGCCCAAGCGAGATGTGCACTTGAGATGGCTGGGGTCTTAAGTTCTAATGGTCAAAACTTATGGACTGGTGGAGATACG GTATTGGTTCAGCTTGGAGATATACTTGATCGAGGAGAAGATGAAATAGCTATCTTATCCTTATTGCGGTCATTGGATATCCAGGCGAAAGCTAGTGGTGGAGCAGTTTTCCAG GTTAACGGAAATCATGAGACTATGAATGTGGAAGGGGATTTCAGATATGTTGATTCAGGGGCATTTGATGAGTGTACAGATTTCCTTGAATACTTGGATGACTATGGAGGGAACTGGGAAGAAGCTTTTCTTGGTTGGGTTGGTGTTTCTGAAAAGTGGAAAGAAGATCGAAAAATGCTCCAAAATTATTGGGGTCCATGGAACCTAGTGAAG AAGCAAAAGGGGGTGATTGCTAGATCAATTCTTCTAAGACCAGGGGGTCTATTGGCATGCGAGCTTGCACGACATGCTGTTGTTCTTAAAATCGATGACTGGGTGTTTTGTCATGGTGGTCTTCTTCCTCACCATG TTGCATATGGCATAGAGAGAATGAACAGGGAAGTATCTCATTGGATGAGAGGTCTCACTGAAAATGATAATGATCGTCCAATTCCTTTCATAGCAACCAGGGGCTATGACAGTGTTGTTTGGAACCGCTTATACTCTCGAGATGTTTCAGATTTTGCGGACTACCAGAATAACCAA ATATATTCTCTTCTTGAAGAGACACTGCAAGCAGTAGGTGCTAAGGCCATGGTGGTTGGGCATACTCCTCAAACTGTAGGAGTAAATTG TAAATATGATTGTAGTATATGGCGTATTGATGTGGGAATGTCCAGTGGAGTTCTTAATTCAAGACCAGAG GTTCTTGAAATAAGAGACAATACAGCAAGAGTTATAAGGAGCAAAAGAGACAGGTTTAATGAACGTCAGGTTGTTGATTATACATAA
- the LOC100251809 gene encoding uncharacterized protein LOC100251809 produces MNGMSNPTTDFMEGNGGGSDSDTNSEDSPEYYQPISAVDSDGEASDQVNSDEDHEEHASDFHRLPNGYCGHVAENGVSSLNLNDDVEEEHEEERMRETSDSAIRRAFREDESRRNAPLTPENAMQVMEAMRGVSFGGLAPDWAGHVPEDRWIDQLRRLRQPPAPSTTIRN; encoded by the exons ATGAACGGTATGTCCAATCCCACGACTGATTTCATGGAAG GGAACGGTGGTGGAAGCGATTCGGATACGAATTCCGAAGATTCGCCGGAGTATTACCAACCGATCTCCGCAGTCGATTCCGATGGCGAAGCTTCTGATCAAGTCAACTCCGACGAAGATCACGAGGAGCACGCCTCTGATTTTCACCGTCTCCCGAACGGGTACTGCGGTCATGTAGCGGAGAATGGAGTGTCGTCATTGAATCTGAACGACGATGTGGAAGAAGAACACGAAGAGGAGAGAATGAGAGAGACTTCTGATTCGGCGATACGGAGGGCGTTTAGAGAGGATGAGAGCCGGCGAAACGCGCCGTTGACGCCGGAGAATGCGATGCAAGTGATGGAGGCAATGCGTGGGGTTTCGTTTGGTGGATTGGCTCCTGATTGGGCTGGCCATGTTCCCGAGGATCGGTGGATCGATCAGCTCAGGCGATTGAGACAACCTCCTGCACCCTCAACCACAATTCGAAACTGA
- the LOC100245074 gene encoding uncharacterized protein LOC100245074 isoform X2, with amino-acid sequence MIGTVVDVLSSLLVLSCYEVLSNGAQAVGMGSEAQSVPAAADLYKKANDILGFDLLDVCINGPKEKLDSTVLSQPAIYVTSLAAVEVLRARDGGQQIIDSVDVTCGLSLGEYTALAFAGAFSFEDGLKLVKLRGEAMQDAADAAKSAMVSVIGLDSEKVQLLCDAANEEVDEDNKVQIANFLCPGNYAVSGGVKGVEAVEAKAKSFKARMTVRLAVAGAFHTHFMEPAVSRLEATLAATEIRTPRIPVISNVDAQPHADPDTIKKILARQVTSPVLWETTVKTLLTKGLKKSYELGPGKVIAGIFKRMDKTADLENVSA; translated from the exons ATGATCGGAACTGTTGTTGATGTACTAAGTTCCTTGCTAGTCTTGAGCTGTTATGAAGTACTATCTAAT GGTGCTCAAGCTGTTGGAATGGGTTCAGAGGCTCAAAGTGTGCCAGCTGCTGCGGACTTGTATAAGAAAGCAAATGACATTCTCGG ATTTGACCTTCTGGATGTTTGCATCAATGGACCAAAAGAAAAGCTAGATTCTACTGTTTTAAGTCAG CCGGCCATATATGTCACAAGCCTAGCTGCAGTAGAGGTGCTTCGTGCTCGTGATGGAGGTCAGCAGATAATTGATTCTGTAGATGTCACATGCGGTCTAAGCTTGGGAGAATACACTGCTTTAGCATTTGCTGGAGCTTTCAG CTTTGAGGATGGACTCAAGCTGGTCAAATTAAGGGGTGAAGCAATGCAG GATGCTGCCGATGCTGCTAAAAGTGCTATGGTCAGTGTCATTGGACTAGATTCAGAAAAAGTCCAACTGTTGTGTGATGCAGCCAATGAAGAAGTTGATGAAGATAATAAAGTCCAAATCGCAAATTTCTTATGCCCT GGGAATTATGCAGTCTCTGGAGGAGTGAAAGGAGTGGAAGCGGTTGAAGCTAAGGCTAAGTCATTCAAGGCCCGAATGACG GTGCGTCTTGCAGTGGCTGGTGCTTTCCACACTCATTTCATGGAACCTGCTGTCTCAAGATTGGAAGCCACACTGGCAGCTACGGAAATCAGAACTCCAAGAATCCCAGTTATATCAAACGTTGATGCACAGCCACATGCAGATCCCGACACGATTAAGAAGATATTGGCGCGTCAA GTGACTTCCCCAGTTCTATGGGAAACAACAGTGAAGACTCTCCTAACCAAAGGACTAAAAAAGAGTTACGAATTGGGGCCTGGAAAG GTTATCGCTGGCATTTTCAAGAGAATGGACAAAACTGCCGACTTAGAGAATGTTAGTGCTTGA